One genomic segment of Arthrobacter sp. Marseille-P9274 includes these proteins:
- a CDS encoding DUF6507 family protein: MAAWDIDVAASSGIVAQTAEEMLKFHDVEKDLQTAVEAAGGACRSAGIKAALEAAHSDYLGLLLSNATARATNACNGTAQAINWYKAGDMEMAARAQETASKVPQG; this comes from the coding sequence ATGGCGGCCTGGGATATCGACGTCGCAGCGTCCAGCGGGATCGTCGCGCAGACAGCGGAGGAGATGCTGAAATTCCACGACGTGGAGAAAGACCTGCAGACCGCAGTCGAGGCCGCCGGCGGAGCCTGCCGGAGCGCGGGGATCAAAGCGGCGCTCGAAGCGGCGCACTCTGACTACCTCGGGCTGCTGCTGTCGAATGCGACCGCCCGGGCCACCAACGCATGCAACGGCACGGCCCAAGCCATCAACTGGTACAAGGCCGGCGACATGGAGATGGCTGCCCGTGCGCAGGAGACCGCGTCCAAGGTGCCGCAGGGGTGA